GTGGGAGCGGGGGCCGGATTTCCATCATTACCGTTAAAAATTCTTTTCCCACAACTCAAAGTGACGATCGTTGATTCATTGAATAAGCGGATTAACTTTTTGACAACCTTGGTCAAAGAATTGAATTTGACCGGCGTTGAGCTGTTTCATGCCCGCGCCGAAGAATTCGGCGGTAAAAGATCTGAGCATCGTGAGCAGTACGATCTAGTGACCGCCCGTGCCGTGGCCAGATTAACCGTCTTGAGTGAACTTTGCCTGCCATTGGCTAAAGTCGGCGGCAAAATGGTTGCCTTAAAGGCTGCCAAGGCTGAAGGGGAACTGTCGGATGCTCAGCCAGCGATTCAACTGCTTGGCGGCAAAGTCTCGGGGGACTTTGAATTTTCACTGCCAGTTTCTGATGAAGAACGGCACGTTATTGTGATTGATAAGGTCAAGGAGACACCTAAGAAATATCCACGAAAGCCAGGGACACCCAACCGTGAGCCCCTGGATCAAATCAAACGATGAGGAGGGATGAAAGATGACATACGTAATCGCGCTTGCGAACCAAAAGGGCGGCGTCGGCAAGACCACGACGGCCGTCAATTTGGGTGCCGGGATGGCTTCGCTGGGGAAGAAAATCCTCCTGGTAGATGCCGACGCTCAGGGGAATGCGACCAGTGGAGTTGGCGTCTCAAAGGCAGACATCACCAAAGATATTTATGATGTCTTGGTGAATGAAGAACCGATGGCAGAAACAATCGTCCACACCTCACATGAGGGTTTGGACATTGTCCCGGCAACCATTCAACTGTCTGGTGCAGAGATTGAATTAACACCCCAGATGGCCCGAGAGACCCGTTTGAAGGCCGCCCTGGATGCCGTCAAAGACCAATATGATTTCGTATTGATTGATTGTCCACCGTCGCTTGGTTTGATTACTATCAATGCTTTCACAGCCAGTGACTCGATTCTCATTCCGGTGCAGAGTGAATACTATGCCCTGGAAGGGTTGAGCCAATTATTGAACACCATTCAATTGGTCAAGAAGCATTTCAATCCAAATTTGAAGATCGAAGGGGTATTATTAACCATGTTCGACGCCCGAACCAATCTGGGCGAACAGGTTAATACCGAGGTCCGCAAATTCTTCAAGGATGAGGTTTACGACACCATTATTTCAAGAAACGTCCGCTTATCGGAAGCACCAAGCTATGGTCTGCCAATCATGGATTACGACCCAAAGTCAAAGGGTGCTGAGAAATATATGAATCTGGCAAAAGAGGTGCTGGCAAACCATGGCTAATAAGAAAAAACTAACTGGTCTTGGCAAGGGGATTGAAGCCTTGTTCCAAGACAATAATGTCGATACGAGTAAAGAAGATGTCGTTGACCTGAAAGTCAGCACCATCAAGCCCAATCCGTACCAGCCCCGCCACCGTTTTGACCAAAAAGCGTTGGAAGATCTGGCCCTTTCAATTAAGAACTCCGGTGTCTTCCAGCCAATCATTGTCAGGCAGCCCGATCCGGAAGTTGACTCATTTGAATTATTAACTGGTGAACGTCGACTGCGGGCATCCAAAATTGCCAAGCAGGAGACGATTCCGGCCATCATCCGCAGTGTCAATGAAGAGCAGATGATGGAAATCGCTGTGATGGAAAACCTGCAGCGAGAGGATTTGACCACGCTTGAAGAAGCGGAAGCCTACAACATGTTAATGAGTCGACTGGACCTGACCCAGGCACAGGTTGCTGCACGATTGGGCAAGAGCCGGCCATACATTGCCAACTACTTAAGAATTCTGGGCCTGCCGACCGAAGTTAAGAAAATGCTCGAAGACAAGAAACTCTCAATGGGCCAGGCCAGAACCCTGCTTTCGGTTAACAACAAGCAGGAACTCATCAAATTGGCTCGCAAGTCAGTCAATGAATCATTAACTGTCCGTCAACTGGAGCAGGCTGCTGCCAAGATTAACGGCAACAAGCCGGCTAAAAAGAAAAAGGCCCCCAGAAAATCACCATTTGTCAGGGCGTCAGAAGGTCAACTCCAAGAAAAATTTGGCACATCGGTTTCGATTGTCAATTCATCACGCAAGAAGGGTAAAGGTAAGATTGAAATTGAGTATACCTCAACTGACGATCTTAACCGGATCCTGGAAATGTTTGGGG
Above is a genomic segment from Lentilactobacillus buchneri containing:
- a CDS encoding ParA family protein produces the protein MTYVIALANQKGGVGKTTTAVNLGAGMASLGKKILLVDADAQGNATSGVGVSKADITKDIYDVLVNEEPMAETIVHTSHEGLDIVPATIQLSGAEIELTPQMARETRLKAALDAVKDQYDFVLIDCPPSLGLITINAFTASDSILIPVQSEYYALEGLSQLLNTIQLVKKHFNPNLKIEGVLLTMFDARTNLGEQVNTEVRKFFKDEVYDTIISRNVRLSEAPSYGLPIMDYDPKSKGAEKYMNLAKEVLANHG
- a CDS encoding ParB/RepB/Spo0J family partition protein, whose translation is MANKKKLTGLGKGIEALFQDNNVDTSKEDVVDLKVSTIKPNPYQPRHRFDQKALEDLALSIKNSGVFQPIIVRQPDPEVDSFELLTGERRLRASKIAKQETIPAIIRSVNEEQMMEIAVMENLQREDLTTLEEAEAYNMLMSRLDLTQAQVAARLGKSRPYIANYLRILGLPTEVKKMLEDKKLSMGQARTLLSVNNKQELIKLARKSVNESLTVRQLEQAAAKINGNKPAKKKKAPRKSPFVRASEGQLQEKFGTSVSIVNSSRKKGKGKIEIEYTSTDDLNRILEMFGVDLD
- the rsmG gene encoding 16S rRNA (guanine(527)-N(7))-methyltransferase RsmG; this encodes MNNDQFKKALLDKGIEVTDQQMDQFDAYFKLLVAVNEHVNLTSITEKPEVYLKHFYDSITPAFFVSQIKTAPLSICDVGAGAGFPSLPLKILFPQLKVTIVDSLNKRINFLTTLVKELNLTGVELFHARAEEFGGKRSEHREQYDLVTARAVARLTVLSELCLPLAKVGGKMVALKAAKAEGELSDAQPAIQLLGGKVSGDFEFSLPVSDEERHVIVIDKVKETPKKYPRKPGTPNREPLDQIKR